The Candidatus Methanoperedens sp. DNA window ATCAGAATTTGTAATGAAGAAATGCCCTAATTGCAAACATTTAATACAGCTAAGAAACGCTGATTTCATCAAAGGAATTGCGATGGTATCATGCGTGGATTGCGGAAAAGAGGCTTTTACTATTGAGGAAACTCTGTTGAGATAATAAAACTTAAAAGAGTTTTTGAAGTCCTATTTAGGCTAACAGACGACTGAAATATAAAGGTTCAACATTCTTTTTCAGTCTTGCTTTATCTATCGGTTTAAATTTTCCTTGAACCCTACTTTTCAGGGAGTATATCTTATACGGTCTCCCATTACCTTGCTTTTTCTCTTCCCGCTCATTTATCCAATCTCGTTCCTTTAACTGCCTCATTACAATACTTACTTCAGGCTGACGCAAGCCAGTTCCTGTTTCAAGTTCAACTGATGTAGCTTCATCCCCATTATTAAGATAAGCCAGAGCTCTTGCGATGGTACCGTTTTTTGTCACGATGTTCAGTATATTTTTCCATTAGTAGATTTATACCCCAAATAGACAACCCTGCTATGGCACCACCAGCAGCGCCTGCGATTATTCCATCCCAAATTGTAATATGCATTGAGATCGCCTCACCTTACTTTGAACGCTTGAATATTTGTGGTAAATTTCACCTGATTACCTATGCAGTTTTCGTTAAGTCAACAGGTTTGAACCACCCCGACACTTACGGGTCATCGAATAGCCTCCTGACCGCTACCCGCAGCTAAGTTGCTTTTTATATCTCCACTCCTGACAACACGAGATAGCGAAGTGGCGATGTTAGCATTCATAAGGTAATCATCAACCGAAGCAAGTATCGTCCCAACCTTATCTGCCGAGAATATAACAGTAACAGAATTTTCTTCTACAATAGTTTCTATCCCCGGGACATTATCAGGCGCCAGCGACCGGGCAATTATATTGACAAGCTCCCCGGCATTTTCACCTTTGAACGTCAATTTCCCTTTAATCTTCATGCTTTTCCCTTCAACTGGTTTTCGATTATGGAATCCACAATATCAATGAACTTCATAGCAGTGCCTTTGGGTATCGTCGCACCCGCAGCCACATCATGCCCGCCGCCCATGCCGCCAACCAGAGCTGATGCCTCCCGCATTGCTGCTGCAAGGTCAAGCCCTGAAGCCACCAGTTTCCGTGTTCCGCGCGCTGAAACCCTGATATTTCCCTCAACCTCGTTTAACGTAACGAAGGGTTTATCAGGATAGAGATAGCGGGTCATCGTGCCTGCTATTATGCCTGTGCCGCCTGAATCATCGAGAAGCACGTACCGGAAATTCCGCGCTGACTTAATCTGTGCCTGCGCTTTCTTGATTGTACTTATTAAAGTGCGCTGGTTTTCTCGGGTAATCGCCTTGGCTTCGCCAGCCACAGACGCATCCCTCATGCACAGCGCAAGGGCAACACCGGCTTTTTCATCCTTTCCGCATGCGTTAAGGATATTTATAAAATCGTAGATATTGGGCACAACTTCATTGT harbors:
- a CDS encoding transcriptional regulator protein, encoding MTKNGTIARALAYLNNGDEATSVELETGTGLRQPEVSIVMRQLKERDWINEREEKKQGNGRPYKIYSLKSRVQGKFKPIDKARLKKNVEPLYFSRLLA
- a CDS encoding KEOPS complex subunit Pcc1, with product MKIKGKLTFKGENAGELVNIIARSLAPDNVPGIETIVEENSVTVIFSADKVGTILASVDDYLMNANIATSLSRVVRSGDIKSNLAAGSGQEAIR